Within the Alteromonas sp. M12 genome, the region TTCTGAAAAATTATTAGCCAGTCCATCTGGGTTTTCTTCAGTGAGTTTTTTAACACCATGCTCTATCATATAATCTGGAATGTACTGGGGTTTTCCAAGGTTTTGTATGAAGTCGCAAGCTGCCTGCATTGACTCTGGGGATTCAATAAACGCCGTAAGTTTTTGTTGAAACTTATCTTGTTCAAGGGCTGTGAGTGACCAGATTGAGTGTTTCTGAATAATATTAATCGCCTGATGTGCAGTTGCATCAACAACTCTCTTAGAATCATAAATTCCGTAAGCACTGGCTAGTACATAATTGTAAATTGCGAGCTCGTCTTCACCATCGATAATGCACTGTTTAATTGAAGGGTATAAATCAACGGGGCTGATAGTCTGGTTTAGCGAGTTTTTATCGATACATACAGTTGCTAGTTTAGGGGCTAAATAGGTAGGAAGTGCGTCTACTTTTTCGGTTTTTTCACTTGGTGTGCAAGATAATATTGGTTCTTCCCTGAGCACTTTTACTTCCCATTCGTCGGCTATACTATTACTGTGTTGCGCGGTAACCACATATCTCATACATTCCTTCGCATCCAAAGGTAACATACGCAGCTCTGTTACTTTGCTCCTGACATTTTTAGTAGTGGCTAAGTTGATATAGTGAAATCCAGGTTTGACGTTTTTAACCTGTGTGCCGACTTCCATTTTTCCATCAATTGAGACAATGGTAACGTCATAGTTGTCCAAATCAGATGCTTGGCTTCGGGTGCCATCGATAACTGCATACGGCTTAGACGCGCATCCGCCCAGCACTACTAGCGCAATTAGAAAAAAGCACTTTTGTAGACTTTGATACTTCATTTTATATCCCTATTTTTTCTATTCCATTATTACTAACAGTTAAAAGCCATTTACATCTAGGCTAATTATGTTTGTTAACCTATGATTAAACTATAACATCGAGGAATAGTACTAAGTCAAATTCGCTAGGTATTTTGGCAAGGAGATTCTATGCTCATTGAGATTTAAAAAGGTATAGTTAACCGAGATATTTTCAGTCAGTTGTGACTTGTGGTTAACAGGGTTATCGTATTGCATGTTTATCCCCTTTATTTTAAAACCAAACAAATCTAATGGTCTCAATTTGAAAATAGTCGGCTATATATAACCTAGCAATTATAAAAAGGTGAAAATTATAATGAGTTCCTCATCGATGAAACATAAAGAATATAAAAGTATTCTGCGTGATCTTCAGATTCAATTAGTCAAACTTCAGAATCATATTATCAACAATAATTTGCGGCTTTTGGTTATTTTTGAAGGTAGAGACTCTGCTGGAAAAGACGGAATTATTAAACGAATTACAGAGCATTTGAGCCCACGAGACACTCGAGTAGTTGCCCTGGGAAAACCGTCAGATCGCGAAGTAAATTCATGGTACTTTCAGCGCTACGTGAGTCATCTTCCTTGTGCTCAAGAAATGGTTTTGATGAATCGAAGTTGGTACAACCGAGCTGGGGTTGAGCGGGTAATGGGGTTCTGTAGCGAAGCTGAGTATCAACATTTTATGCAGACAGTTATTCAGTTTGAACGCATGTTGATAGAGTCGGGGATTCACATTGTTAAATATTATTTGGATATATCTAAACAAGAGCAAATTGCCAGATTAGACGACAGACATACAAATCCGCTAAAACAATGGAAAATCAGCCCCATTGACGAAGTTGCGGTTGCCAAATGGGACGAGTATAGCGAAGCGCGTAATGAAATGCTTAATCGCAGCCATAGTGACACTACACCTTGGTATGTGGTGAGTGCTGATGATAAAAAACAAGCCAGAATAAATGTGATTCGTCATTTGTTGTCAATTATCGATTACAAAAATAACCTCAACGAAAACAGTAAAGTTGACGGAAATGTGGTCTTTCAGTTTGAACCGCAAAACTTGCACAATGGTAAAATTAGCAGCTAGTCAGAAATGCAATGGTGAAAAATTGCAGTCAATATTTTTAATTTTTGATAGATCTTTGATTGTTTGGCTTCAAGCGTTGGCTAAGGAAACTGGGTGTTGAGATCGTTAAATTCAAGAGAAAAAATTGCATACCGAAAATCATTTTAGGATTGGATGTTGAGCAAATATAGGCGATTTTGGCTACCTGTGTGCACTAATATGACGGTTCTTTTCAAAGTGAGAAACTTGCTATACAAACTCGATTAAGCGCTGCAGATCGATATCATGAAGAAGCGGGATTAGACCGCCTCTGTGAAAAACATGAACGTCAGACGCAATAGTAAAGTCTTTCATGCTCTAGCCGTTCTATTCAGAAAGCTCTTGTTTGCGATTAATTATGATAGTGACCAATAATAATGATAAAACAATTGCGGGAATAGCATTGGCAACCGCATCATAAACCACGTGAAAATAAATTGCCCCAAGCATAATAACTAGCAAACCACTTGCAGCGTAAACACTTAGCTTTTTAAACCAGATCCCAATAGCCCCTACTAATTCACTTGCACCAATAAAATAACCGAACCAGATAGGTAACCCCATTGCTGCGAAGGATAAGTGCAATTGTTCAACTCCAGCCAATTTAGCCAATCCAGCCGCTGCAAAGGCAAAAGAAGCTAAACCAACTGATACCAGCATCGTAAATTTTGTAACTTTTTTCATAATTCAATTCCTATTTTTTGAGGTTATCTAAACAACTGCTTAGTTAATGAATTAAGAATAATCGAATAGCTACTTAATAAATATTGAATGTTTTTAATGAAGTTATAAACTAATACTTTATGTTTTAGAGTGTGAATATGAAACTTGATCAACTAACTATGTTCGTTACTGTCGCTCGGCTGGGATCTTTAAGTCTGGCTAGTGCGCACTTAAATAAAACCCAACCAGCAATTAGTCAAAGCATTCGACAACTTGAAAGTTCTTTCAATTTAAGTTTGTTTAATCGTTCGGGTTATCGCTTAGAATTAACTGAAGTAGGGAATGTTTTATATCAAAAAGCAACCAGTCTTTTGGATGAAGCAAATGCGTTGCAACAAACTGCTAAATACATGGTGCTGGGAAATGAAACCAGCATTACCCTAGCAATTGAGGCATCATTTAATTTAAAACTGATTCTGCCATTATTAGAAAACGTACAAAACCAGTTCCCCAACACGCAAATCATTATCAAACAAGAATATTTAACGGGGGCGTTTGAAGCGATAAAAAACAAAAAAGCAATACTGTGCATAACCCCGTATCAAGAGGTTTTACATAAAGATTCAGAAATTGAAGAGCACTTCTTAACGAATGGTGCACTGGTCAATGTAGCATCACCTCGATTAATTAAACGGCATCCTAATTTACAAAGTCGCCGCGAACTTTTACATGAATATCAGATTGTTGTGCAGGATTCAGGGAGTGGATTCAAAGATACTGAATGGGGCGTGCAAGACGGTCAAAGAAGGTGGTATGTGAATGATTATCAAACTAAAAAAATGTTGATAGAAAGTGCTATGGGGTGGGGGAAAATACCCGATTACTTAGCAGCGCAAGGTATTCAAAATGGAACATTGGCTTTACTTAAATTAACTGATGTTAAAAACGAAATGCTAGCGAGATACCATATTATGAAAAACAAATCAGAGTTGTTAGGGCCTGTTGCTCAAGCCGTTTGGGAGCAATTTAAACATTACCGATTCAATTAGTCTTAGTTGCTTATTTCTAAATTAACACTTACACAATGCTGGTAAGTATCGCCAACACATAGTTCAACTTTCATCAAACTCAATTGTGTCTGAATTAAACATCAAGGTCACGTTATCGCCATAATGAATATTAACGATAGGTGGCGCTAATATTTCGATTATATTTTGCTGTTGAAAGTGCTGGGTTTTGGTCTCGGGGTGAGGATAGTAGACCCAAGCATCAAATTGCTGAACTTGAAACTTAATTTGGCATTTGACCAAAGAGAAGGTTTCTTGATTGAATCCTTTTGCCCAATGAAGGTTTTCGAAACAAAAAGTGGGTTTTAGAATACGAAATGCACAAACCGGAAGTTGCACATTCAAGGTTCCATCAAAACACTCACTAATATCTAATCCCAAGTGTTTGAAAAAGGGTCTCTGCATTTCAATTGTGCCAGCAGGATAGGGCGAGCCTGCACCTTTGCCTGAGGCTACTTGGTGTCCTTGAACCACAACCCCTGAGATGATGATTTGAGGTGATGACATTGAGCTAGCACTTCAGTAAGGTTTTGTTGGCGTGAATACCCACAATTAAGCCAGAAACGTTAAATGCTATTTCCACACTGTCACCGCTTTTGAAATTGCCATTTATAAGGTTCATTTGCTGCAAAGTTTCAATCAGTTGCTTGGATATTTTAACTAGCTCGTTATTACAGGTTCTTAATTCCCAGCCATTTTCGAATTGGCTTAGAATTGCCGACTTTTGATGGTGACTTGCCAGTAGCGCCTTTTGCTGTAAGTAATCTTGATAATGTTTTTGGTAACGTTGGCTAATTTGACTGTAATCTTGGGATTGTTGGTCATCAATATTGTGTATTTCTACTGACGTATAGCGCAAAGTCTCTGGTGATTGGCGTAATTCATAAGATTGCCATGCGACTAGACCTAACAATAAGATTGTGCCTGTTGCAAAAGTCGCGCGCTGAAAGTTGTGGAACCAAGTATATAGCTTGGATTTTGATTCGGTGCTTTGCATCAACTGACGCTTCATGCTGCCCGTCGTTTGAACCTTGGTTTTACGTTGTTGATATAGCTCAGATATCCGAGTTTCAAAATGTTCTGTTTGTTTTGACGACCCTTGATCGTGTTCATGGGACTTAGTCATGGTATTTCTCTAATTGTTCACGAAGTGAATTCTTCGCGTATCTAATCCGACTTTTTACTGTCTCTACACCACAACCGGTAATATCGGCAATTTCTTGTAGACCGAATCCTTCTTGTTGTAAGCAGAATCCTTCTCGTTGCTCAAATGGTAAAGACATTAAGACCTTGTCAAAAATAGTTTCAATGGGATCAGCAAATTCAAAGGACGTTTTTAGCTGATCCAGAGGAGCGCCGGTTAATGGTTCACATCGTGTGCTGCGCCTAAATTCATCAATCAATAAATTTCTGGCAACTGTAAATAGCCAAGCATTGAATCGCCCCGATTCTTTGTATAAATGTGGCCTTTCAAACACTTTTAACCAAGTTCTTTGACTGATATCTTTGGCTAAATGCATATCAGATTGGGTAACTAAAAAATGGTAAAGGTCATTCGCACAGTTATCGTAAAGTTGTTCAA harbors:
- the ppk2 gene encoding polyphosphate kinase 2; the protein is MSSSSMKHKEYKSILRDLQIQLVKLQNHIINNNLRLLVIFEGRDSAGKDGIIKRITEHLSPRDTRVVALGKPSDREVNSWYFQRYVSHLPCAQEMVLMNRSWYNRAGVERVMGFCSEAEYQHFMQTVIQFERMLIESGIHIVKYYLDISKQEQIARLDDRHTNPLKQWKISPIDEVAVAKWDEYSEARNEMLNRSHSDTTPWYVVSADDKKQARINVIRHLLSIIDYKNNLNENSKVDGNVVFQFEPQNLHNGKISS
- a CDS encoding DoxX family protein — its product is MKKVTKFTMLVSVGLASFAFAAAGLAKLAGVEQLHLSFAAMGLPIWFGYFIGASELVGAIGIWFKKLSVYAASGLLVIMLGAIYFHVVYDAVANAIPAIVLSLLLVTIIINRKQELSE
- a CDS encoding LysR family transcriptional regulator, whose translation is MKLDQLTMFVTVARLGSLSLASAHLNKTQPAISQSIRQLESSFNLSLFNRSGYRLELTEVGNVLYQKATSLLDEANALQQTAKYMVLGNETSITLAIEASFNLKLILPLLENVQNQFPNTQIIIKQEYLTGAFEAIKNKKAILCITPYQEVLHKDSEIEEHFLTNGALVNVASPRLIKRHPNLQSRRELLHEYQIVVQDSGSGFKDTEWGVQDGQRRWYVNDYQTKKMLIESAMGWGKIPDYLAAQGIQNGTLALLKLTDVKNEMLARYHIMKNKSELLGPVAQAVWEQFKHYRFN
- a CDS encoding sigma-70 family RNA polymerase sigma factor, whose translation is MSITLAIKSLFSISHSNEWLIVRFAQSSDKKLFEQLYDNCANDLYHFLVTQSDMHLAKDISQRTWLKVFERPHLYKESGRFNAWLFTVARNLLIDEFRRSTRCEPLTGAPLDQLKTSFEFADPIETIFDKVLMSLPFEQREGFCLQQEGFGLQEIADITGCGVETVKSRIRYAKNSLREQLEKYHD